The following are encoded together in the candidate division WOR-3 bacterium genome:
- a CDS encoding NYN domain-containing protein — protein sequence MYLIDGYNLLHQFYKDINENKINYYREELIYLIKDYCEIKRKKAQIFFDVKSVPLSLLPPIRLKSDYLKVSYVKDADLAIINILENTKDITRYTVVSSDRKIINYAQRKGFKVFSSQRFKTILLTFKWE from the coding sequence ATGTATCTTATTGATGGTTATAATCTTTTACACCAATTTTATAAAGATATTAATGAAAATAAAATAAATTATTATCGGGAAGAACTGATTTATCTTATAAAAGATTATTGCGAGATAAAAAGAAAGAAAGCCCAAATATTCTTTGATGTGAAAAGTGTTCCCCTATCTCTCTTGCCACCAATTAGATTAAAAAGCGATTATTTGAAGGTTTCTTATGTAAAGGATGCCGATTTAGCAATTATCAATATTTTAGAAAATACCAAAGATATTACTCGATATACGGTTGTTTCTTCTGATAGAAAAATCATTAATTATGCTCAAAGGAAAGGATTTAAGGTTTTCTCTTCCCAAAGGTTTAAAACTATCTTATTGACTTTTAAATGGGAATAA
- the radC gene encoding DNA repair protein RadC, with amino-acid sequence MEEGLINFFIEKEILPFISKKGKIFFKGKGLKSLDNKEKQEIYKKLAEFIRSPEDCLNLRRKIINRMKENYNFLPIKNWVEEERPRELLIKKGEKSLSLAKLLAIILRTGKEGESAEDLAKKLLNHFGSLSAIDNATIDEISKIPGIGLAKACSLKAALELGKRLLIEKAENKKKLKSPQDVIDYVSEKIGPYLFNAKKEHFSVIFLDIKNKVIDTLELSKGSNNASIVDIKEIISEAIKRLANGVILVHNHPSGETEPSKEDISLTKKIIQACNICGIRVLDHIIVGRNKENYTSFLKLGLIR; translated from the coding sequence ATGGAAGAAGGGTTAATTAATTTTTTTATAGAAAAAGAAATTCTACCGTTTATTTCTAAGAAAGGTAAGATATTTTTTAAGGGAAAGGGATTAAAAAGTTTAGATAATAAAGAAAAACAAGAGATTTATAAAAAATTGGCTGAATTTATTAGAAGTCCAGAAGATTGTTTAAATTTAAGAAGAAAAATAATTAATAGAATGAAAGAGAATTATAATTTTTTACCTATCAAAAATTGGGTAGAAGAAGAAAGACCAAGGGAATTATTAATAAAAAAGGGTGAAAAGTCTTTATCTCTTGCTAAATTATTGGCAATCATATTAAGGACGGGTAAAGAAGGTGAAAGTGCTGAAGATTTGGCAAAGAAATTATTAAATCATTTTGGTAGTCTCTCAGCGATAGATAATGCCACAATTGACGAGATAAGCAAAATACCAGGCATTGGTTTAGCAAAGGCTTGCTCCTTAAAAGCCGCTTTGGAATTAGGAAAAAGATTATTAATAGAAAAGGCAGAAAATAAAAAGAAACTAAAATCACCGCAGGACGTGATTGATTATGTGAGTGAAAAAATTGGTCCCTATTTATTTAATGCTAAAAAAGAACATTTTTCGGTTATCTTTTTAGATATAAAAAATAAAGTAATTGATACCTTAGAATTAAGTAAGGGAAGTAATAATGCCAGTATTGTTGATATAAAAGAGATAATTTCAGAAGCAATAAAAAGATTGGCAAACGGTGTTATTTTAGTTCATAATCATCCTTCGGGAGAGACTGAACCTTCTAAAGAAGATATTTCTTTAACTAAAAAGATAATTCAGGCATGTAATATCTGTGGAATAAGAGTTTTAGACCACATTATCGTTGGTCGAAATAAAGAGAATTATACTAGTTTTCTAAAATTGGGATTGATTCGGTAA
- the hisS gene encoding histidine--tRNA ligase — protein sequence MVTKRLKGMLDILPKESLFIDFIITNFERIVKLYGFSLIRTPILEYAELYYRSTGITSDIVNKEMYTFYDKKERLLALRPEGTPGVIRAVIENQLPIPQRVYYIGPMFRYERPQKGRLREHYQLGLEIVGEKSPYSDFELIKIANHFFSEINLKDTITLVNSIGCDKCRPKFKEAFLTYLKDKIEFLCFDCQERKEKNPLRIFDCKNEGCQKIIKESPKVREFLCEECKNHFDKFLSYLEKSDVRYKIDENLVRGLDYYTKTTFEFISESLGEKISIGGGGRYDNLMKELGGEDAPCVGFALGLERIFYALKENKNLLKEDKNLMIIYDCEDSFYEAEKLANLLREKNIPCYLNPDLETLKKQLKIANKLDIKYVIIIGEREREKGIYLLKDMTTGNQQEIKKEEIIEKLKEIIDV from the coding sequence ATGGTCACAAAAAGATTAAAAGGGATGCTTGATATCTTACCTAAGGAAAGTCTCTTTATCGATTTTATTATTACCAACTTTGAAAGGATAGTAAAATTATATGGTTTTTCCCTTATAAGAACACCAATTTTAGAATATGCTGAGTTATATTATCGTTCAACGGGAATTACTTCTGATATTGTTAATAAAGAAATGTATACTTTTTACGATAAAAAAGAAAGATTATTAGCCTTGCGACCCGAAGGCACACCAGGCGTAATAAGAGCAGTAATTGAAAACCAATTGCCTATTCCCCAAAGGGTATATTATATTGGACCAATGTTTAGATATGAAAGACCCCAGAAAGGAAGGTTAAGAGAACACTACCAATTGGGATTAGAAATTGTTGGTGAGAAAAGTCCTTACAGTGATTTTGAACTTATTAAAATTGCTAACCATTTCTTTTCAGAAATCAATCTCAAAGATACTATAACTTTGGTAAATTCTATTGGCTGTGATAAATGTCGACCGAAATTTAAAGAGGCTTTTTTGACCTATTTAAAAGATAAAATAGAATTTTTATGCTTTGATTGCCAAGAGAGAAAAGAGAAAAACCCTCTAAGAATCTTTGATTGTAAAAATGAAGGATGTCAAAAGATAATAAAAGAAAGTCCTAAGGTAAGAGAGTTTTTATGTGAAGAATGCAAGAACCATTTTGATAAATTTCTTTCATATTTAGAAAAATCTGATGTCAGATATAAAATTGATGAGAATTTAGTAAGAGGTTTAGATTATTACACAAAAACAACCTTTGAATTTATCTCTGAAAGTTTGGGAGAAAAGATTAGTATCGGTGGCGGTGGTCGTTATGATAATCTAATGAAAGAACTTGGTGGTGAAGATGCTCCTTGTGTTGGTTTTGCCTTAGGTTTAGAAAGAATTTTTTATGCCCTTAAAGAAAATAAAAATCTTTTAAAAGAAGATAAAAATCTAATGATAATTTATGATTGTGAAGATAGTTTCTACGAAGCAGAAAAATTGGCAAACCTTTTAAGAGAAAAAAATATTCCTTGCTATTTAAATCCCGATTTAGAAACTTTAAAAAAACAACTGAAAATTGCTAATAAATTAGATATAAAATATGTAATAATTATTGGCGAAAGAGAAAGAGAGAAAGGAATTTATCTATTAAAAGATATGACTACTGGCAATCAACAAGAAATAAAAAAAGAAGAAATAATAGAGAAATTAAAAGAGATAATAGATGTATGA
- a CDS encoding V-type ATP synthase subunit D yields the protein MLIPTNATRQELLRLKKREIIAVRGHKLLKDRQEQLLRILLSYIEEVKKLRKEVYEETKEVLKYLNSSFFLEKRIFYENLLINQNYEISIKESILPLLNIKTTLYDFDLLEKEKILPFYQTSSLLDIALEKLNLLIKKLGRLSTLLKIVAILSSEIEKTRRRVNALEYRLIPQMRSAIRYISLRLSEYERENLIRIMRIRK from the coding sequence ATGCTCATTCCAACTAATGCTACCCGACAGGAATTATTAAGATTAAAAAAAAGGGAAATAATTGCTGTTAGAGGGCATAAATTATTAAAGGATAGACAAGAACAATTGTTAAGAATTTTACTTTCTTATATTGAAGAAGTGAAAAAATTAAGAAAAGAAGTATACGAAGAGACGAAAGAAGTTTTAAAATATCTCAACTCTTCCTTCTTTTTAGAAAAAAGAATCTTTTATGAAAATCTTTTGATTAATCAAAATTATGAAATTTCTATAAAAGAAAGTATTCTACCTCTTTTAAATATCAAAACAACCCTTTATGATTTTGATCTCTTAGAAAAAGAAAAGATTTTGCCTTTTTATCAAACTTCTTCTTTATTAGATATCGCTTTAGAAAAATTAAATTTACTAATTAAAAAACTGGGAAGATTATCAACCCTTTTAAAAATTGTTGCCATCCTTTCGTCAGAAATTGAAAAAACAAGAAGAAGGGTAAATGCCTTAGAATACCGATTAATCCCTCAGATGAGAAGCGCCATCCGTTATATATCTTTACGCCTTTCGGAATATGAAAGAGAAAATCTCATAAGAATAATGAGAATAAGAAAATAG